In Eubacteriales bacterium mix99, the DNA window GTATTGACAAAACGTTTTTGTGCAAATATAATAAAAATAGTGAAAATACATCATGAAATGATAGTCTTTACAGGACGGAAGCAAACGGAAAATCAGAGAGCAGAGCAATTATGGAAGGCACACAGAGGTAAAACGTTTTAATTATTTGGAGCCGTATGAATCTGCAGTCGACAATTCTTCCATAACTTCCATAACATTTTGGGGAATAAGCATGAAGCAACAGGAGAGAGGAGACAGCATGATCACAATCCGGGATGTAGCCAAAAGGGCAGGGGTATCCATTTCCACCGTATCCAATGCACTGAACGGGATGCCCAATGTAGGGGAGAAAACCCGGCAGCGGGTTATTGACTCGGCGAAGGAATTAAATTATGTACCCAATTTGAATGCAAAACTGATGAAAAAGAGGAAAACAAACAATATCGGTCTTTTCCTGCCCAATTTTCACACAACGTTTTATACCCGTCTGGTTCAGGAAATGTATTCCGCCTGCAGCAATGCAGGGTTTGCCATGCTGGTGCATATCAGCGATTCCTATACCAGCCGGCGCCTGGCTGCCACGATACTTTCCTCCAATATTGACGGCGCTGTCATCCTCAATGAGAATCTGCTGGATAAGGATGTAGGCGTGTTGGAAAGCAAAAAGATCCCCTATGTTTTTCTGGATAAACAGGTAGCCGGGAACAAACTGTCCAGTGTGCTGGTCAACAATGAAATGGGTATCACCCAGGGTGTGGAATATCTGGTCCATACCGGGCACAAGCGGATTGCGTTTCTGAAGGGTACGAACAATTTTGACAGCGTTGAGCGTTATCAGGCGTTTCAGCAGGCCATGCGGCATTTTAAACAGCCCATCGATCCGGAATGGATGATTCAGGGATATTTTGAGGAGAATGCTGCCTACAGCGCTGTCCGGGGTGCAATGTCCCATCTTGCCTTCCGGCCGGATGCCATTTTCTGTGCCAATGACGAAATGGCAGTGGGCTGCCTGCGTGCCTTGCAGGATTTGAAGATTGCCGTGCCGGAACAGATGAGTGTCATGGGCTTTGACGATGGAGACGCCGTGCTGCGCTGTGATTCGTCTTTGACCACCGTTCGGAATCCCACGTCCAAAATCGCCCGTCAGTCCGTGGAGGAGCTGCTGCGTCTGATGCAGCCGGAAACAAAAGGGCAGATGTCCCGGATCAAGACGCAGCTGGTGGTTCGGGCTTCCTGTGCGATCCGCTTTTCCGGGGATCTGCACAAGCCTGCGGACAATATCACGGATCCGGAGGAGGATGTCCTGAATGATGATTGAACAGAAGAAGGTTATACCGCA includes these proteins:
- a CDS encoding LacI family DNA-binding transcriptional regulator, encoding MKQQERGDSMITIRDVAKRAGVSISTVSNALNGMPNVGEKTRQRVIDSAKELNYVPNLNAKLMKKRKTNNIGLFLPNFHTTFYTRLVQEMYSACSNAGFAMLVHISDSYTSRRLAATILSSNIDGAVILNENLLDKDVGVLESKKIPYVFLDKQVAGNKLSSVLVNNEMGITQGVEYLVHTGHKRIAFLKGTNNFDSVERYQAFQQAMRHFKQPIDPEWMIQGYFEENAAYSAVRGAMSHLAFRPDAIFCANDEMAVGCLRALQDLKIAVPEQMSVMGFDDGDAVLRCDSSLTTVRNPTSKIARQSVEELLRLMQPETKGQMSRIKTQLVVRASCAIRFSGDLHKPADNITDPEEDVLNDD